The window GCGGTCCTTGAAGTACACCGACAGGGGGATGTTCTCCAGCAGCGAGTCGAGCATCGTCCGCTCGCGGCGGTCGCACCGGTGGCGGTCGATCAGGGGCTCCAGCCCCGCGATGGCCGCGACGGGGTCGAACTCGCCGTCCACGTCGACGTACTGGTCGACGTCGAGGTCGACGACCGCCGCCGGGTCCAGCCCGTCGCCGGTCGCGAACGCGACCACGGGGAGGCGCTGATCGGCCGCGTGGGCCCGCTCGGCGACCGCCGCGATCGTCGACCCGCCCGCGTGACAGACCACGGCGTCGACCAGCCGCTCCTCGAGGATCGTCGCGACCGCGTCGGGGTCGGCGTCGACGAGTTCGAACGGGCGGTCGCTCCCGCTCGCCCTATTCGGGCCCTCGCTTCGCTCGGCCTCGTGGCTCGCGTGTCGCCTCGCTTCGCTCGGCTCCCGCTCGCTCTGGTCGAGGATCCTCCCTTCGGTCGGATCCTCGCGGCTCGCGTGTCGCTCACGCTGTTCGCTCCCGCTCGCTCGTTCGGAGGCCTCACTCCGTTCGGCCTCCTGCCACGCCGATACTATCCGCTCGGCGTCCGGGCCGACTACCACCACCACCGGGCGATCCACCATGTGAGACATCCCCACCGGAACGCAGGGAAGTGGTTGTCAGTGTGTCTCGGTTCGGACTTAAACGTACGGGACGCGGTCGCTGCCGTCGCGTCGCGCCCGGTGGCGGCACGCCGGCCGCCTCCCACCGCCGCCGGCCTCCGATGGATTTACGCTGACCGGGAGACAGCGACAGGACGTGAACCCCGCGCGCATCTTCGACGAGTTCCCCGCGGAGTCCTATCGGGGGAACCAGAAGGGGGCACTCGCCGACATCCGGGACGCCTTCGAGGCGGGCAACGACGTGGTGCTGGTGCGCGCGCCGACCGGGAGCGGGAAGTCGCTGCTGGCGCGGGCGATCGCCGGCTGCGCCCGGACCGCCGGCGAGGCGGAGCCGGAGCAGGTCGTCGACGCCTACTACACGACGCCGCAGGTCTCCCAGCTGGACGACGTCGCCGAGGATCCCCTGCTCGAGGACCTGAGCGTGATCCGCGGGAAGGGCAACTACGACTGCATCCTGCCCGGCGAGACGGACACGCCGGTCACGCAGGCGCCCTGCGCCCGCGAGCGGGAGTTCGACTGCCAGGTCAAGCACCGCTGCCCGTACTTCTCGGACCGCTCCATCGCGGCCAACCGCCGCATCGCCGCGATGACGCTGGCCTATTTCATGCAGACGGCGGGCTCGGACGTGTTCGGGATGCGCGACGTCGTCGTCATCGACGAGGCCCACGGGCTGGGCGACTGGGCCGAGATGTACGCCACCGTCGAGATCGGCCCCGACCGGTTCCCGCTGTTCGACGAGGTCTCCCCGCCCGACGTCGACGACCTGGAGGACGCCGCGGGCTACGCCGAGCGCGTCTCGACGACCGCCGAGCGCCGCGTGAAGGAGCTGCGTGGCAACGCCGAGATCGATCCCGAAGAGGCCGCCGAGCGCGACCAGTTGAACGAGCTCCGGCGGGACCTCGACTGGTTCGTCGAGGACTACCGCGACCCAGAGAGCGTGACGACGTGGGTCGTCGACCAGCCCGACGGCGAGGGGACGCCGGTGACGATCAAGCCGATGAGCCCCGAGAAGTACCTCAAGCACACCGTCTGGGACCGGGGCAACCGCTTCGCCCTGCTGTCGGCGACCATCCTCAACAAGGAGGCGTTCTGCGCCAACGTCGGCCTCTCGCCGGACCGGGTCGCCCTCGTCGAGGTCGGCCACACCTTCCCCGTCGAGAACCGGCCGCTGTACGACGTGACCCGCGGGAAGATGACCTACGAGCACCGCGACGAGACGCTGCCCGAGATCGCCCGCGCCCTCGTCCGGATCATGCAACGGCACCCCGACGAGAAGGGGCTGGTCCACTGCCACTCCTACGCGATCCAGGACCAGCTAGAGGGGCTGCTGGCCGACTTCGGCGTGAGCGACCGCGTCCGCAGCCACGAGTCCGCCGACCGCGACGCCCAGTTGGCCGCCTGGAAGCGCAGCGACGACCCCGACGTGTTCCTCTCGGTCAAGATGGAGGAGGCGCTGGACCTGGAGGGGGACCTCTGTCGCTGGCAACTGCTGTGCAAGGCGCCCTATCCGAACACCCGCGACTCCAGGGTCGCCCGCCGACTGGAGGACGACCAGTGGGCCTGGTACTACCGCGCCGCGCTGCGGACGGTGATCCAGGCCTGCGGCCGCGTCGTCCGCGCCCCGGACGACCACGGCGCGACCTACCTGGGCGACTCCTCGCTGCTGGACCTCTTCGAGCGCGCCCGGGTCGACATGCCCGACTGGTTCGCCGACCAGGTCGACCGGCTGAGCGAGCCCGACCTGCCGCAGTTCGACCCCGGTGCGGCGCTGGGCGGCGGCAGCGCGGGCGAGGGGAGCAGCGCGGACGCCGACTCGTCCGGGAGCGGGTCACGGCGCAGCCGATCCGGCTCGCGCCGCCGGTCGGGGTCGGGTTCGAGTAGCGGCTCCAGTCCCATGGCGGACGTCTGGGACACGGAATAGCCGGCCGATCGGGACCGCCGGCCCCTACCGCGCCTCGGCCATCTCCGCCGCGACGTCGACGGCCTCGACCAGGCTCGCCGCCGAGGCGATTCCCTCGCCGGCGATGTCGAAGGCGGTGCCGTGGTCGACGCTGGTGCGGACGATCGGCAGCCCGATAGTGACGTTGACGCCGCTGACCGCCGTGCCGCCGGAGAAGCCCAGCATCTTGATCGGGATGTGTCCCTGGTCGTGGTACATGGAGACGACGCAGTCGTAGGCGCCGTCGGCCGCCTGCACGTAGACGGTGTCGGGCGACTCCGGGCCGACGGCGTCGATCCCCGCCTCCCTGGCCCGCTCGACCGCCGGCGCGATCTCGTCGTCGTCCTCGTCGCCCAGTAGCCCGCCGTCGCTGGCGTGGGGGTTCAGCCCCGCCACCGCCACCGCCGGGTCGTCGATCCCAAGGTCCCGCAGCGCCGCGTCGGTCACGCGGATCGTATCGAGCACCTGCTCCTCGGTGACCAGGTCGCAGGCCTCCCGGAGCGGGACGTGCGTGGAGACGTGGGTGACCCGCAGCGGCTCCTCGATGAGCATCATCGAGTAGTTCTCCGTGTCGGTGTAGTCCGCGAGCATCCCGGTGTGGCCGGCGTAGTCGCTGCCCGCGAGCTTCGTGGCCTGCTTGTTGATCGGCGCGGTCGTGATGGCGTCGACGGCGCCGTCCGTGGCGAGTTCGATCGCCCGCTCGACGTAGGCCAGGCTCGCCGCCCCGTACGCCTCGTCGACGACGCCGCGCTCCAGCGTCGCGAGGTCGACGTTGTCCAGGTCCAGCACGTCGACGACGCCCGGGTCGCGCGTCGCCTCGGACGGGTCCCCGACGGACCGGACGTCGAGGTCGAGGTCGCAGACCTCCGTCGCCGCCCGGAGGACGGCCGCGTCGCCGATCACGACCGGCCGGGCCCGTTCGACGATCTCGCGGTATCCCTCGACGACGACCTCCGGCCCGATCCCGGCGGGGTCCCCCATCGTGACGGCGACGAGAGGCGCGTCGGATGCGTCGCTCATACTACTCGTCGCCGGCCGAGCGAGTAATGGCTGTCGGCCTCTCCGCTCCCGATCAGAACATCGCAATGGCTCCGTAGACGATGGAGGAGCCGATCATCAGGAACGTGAAGACGATAGCCAGTATCTGCTGGCGGTCCATAGAGGCTGTAGGTGGCTACCGGTAGTTAGGGGTTTCGCGGCTAGGTGAGTTCGTAGTTGCTCGGACTGACGGTGATGTGAACAGCCAGAAAGCCCCCGAGCGCTCGATGGCCCGCGGCTCGCTGCGCTCCTCAGTCACTCCGTTCCCTGCGGTGCTTGCTTCGCCGGGGACCAGTCGAGCGCTCGGCCCCTTTCAGTCCCGCCCAGCGGCGGTTGACCAGCCGGCATCGGGCGGGACTGAAAGGGGCGGACGGCTACACGACGGCGGACGACGCAAGCACCGCAACGTAGTGAGGAGCGCAGCGAGTCCCCCGAGTGTAGCCGGCCGGGGCTTTCTGGCCCTCATACGCTACTGAAGTGAGAGTCTCGAAGGCGCATCTCCCGGTCCGTGCTGGGCATTCACTCGATTCTGGCGTCGACGACGACGTGGGCGACGCCCTCGCTGTAGCCCTTGACCTCGCGCGTGTCGAGCACCTCGACGGGCGGGCGGGCAGCGGCCTCGCGGATCCGCTCGACCGGGCGCTCGAAGACCAGGTCCTCCGGGGTGGCCTCGTGGACGTGGACGACGCCGCCCTCGGCCAGCGCGTCCAGCGCGGGGTCGAGGTAGGTGTAGCCGCCGTCCTCGCCGGGCTCCGTGGCGTCGTAGTAGCCCATGACGATGCGGTCGGCGGGGGCCTCGTCGGCGAACCCCTCCGTGACGTCCCGGCAGTCGGCGCGGTAGGGGTGGACGCGGTCGCTGACCTCGTTGAGGCGGGCGTTCTCCACGAGGTAGCGGAAGGCCGTCGGGTTGCGCTCGACGGCGGTCACGTCGGCGCCGGCGCGGGCCATCGGGAGCGTGAAGTAGCCGATGCCGGCGAACATGTCCAGCACGCGCTCGCCGTTTTCGACCTGGTCGCCCATCCGCGCCCGCTCGGCCTTGTTGCCCGGCGAGAACATCACCTCGGCGAGGTCCAGCGCGTAGGCGGTGCCGTGCTCGCGGTGGACCGTCTCCGTGTCGCCCTCGCCGGCCACGACCTCGACCTCGGGCTCGCGGTGATCGCCCGTGATCGGCCCGCGGGCGAGGACGGTGTCGGCCTCGCCGTGGACCGCGAGCAGCGCCTCGCCGACCTCCGCGGGGCGGGGAGCGTCGCCCATCGCCACGAGGACGACGCTGCCGACGACGGCCCACGAGGCGGGCGCGAGCGCTATCTCGTCGTCGGTCCAGCCGCGCTCCCGGAGGTGGTCCTCCAGCCCGCGGAGGCGGGGTTCGCCGACCTGCCGGACCACCTCGCGGCAGTCGACCTCGGGCGGTTCGGTGACCGGGATCGCAACGGTGCCCTCGTCCCACTCGCTGACGCTGCGGTCGGAGTCGTACCGGCCGCGGGCCTCCAGGCGGTCGATGACCCGCTGGGCGCGCTCCTCGTCGACGACGATGGCGAGGCGGTCGTCCTCGCCGTCCGGATCGGCGTCTCCGTCGCTTCCCGGTTCAGTCATCGTCGGCTCCGGCGGTATCCGCACTCTCCTCGGGCAGTACGTGCAGCCCGGCCCGCGACTTCAGCACGGGCACCTGACCGGCGTCGGGGTCGAGGTAGTCCGGCCGCGGAATCGTCTTGGACTCGTAGGTTTCGGGGTCGAGCACCTGGACGGCGTGCTCGTCCTCGATGGCCACCAGCGTCGTCTCCCGGGCGTCCTCGCGGGTGCCCAGGCGGCGCGCGTCCGGGGCGTCGCCGTCCTCGAAGGACGCCTCGAACGGTTCGCCCGAAGCCAGGCGCGTCCCCTTGAGGTTGCCCCGGACCGAGCGCACGAGGATCGGCCCGTCGCCGTCCTCGGGGTCGATCACCTCGCCGGGGCGGTACCGCGGCAGGCGGACGGCGTAGGTGACGCGGTAGACCTCCTCGCCGTCCTCGTCCTCGGTCACGAGCGTCTCGTAGTCGGAGAAGCTCCCGCCCAGCTCCTCGGTGATCTGGCGGGCGATCCCCTGGCCCATCTTGGTCGTCGAGATCTTCATGTCCAGGCCCTCCGGGCGCTCGTTCACCTCGGTGATGAAGGCGTCGCGGTCGCCCGTGGCCTCGCGCTCGGCGACGTAGTCCTCGGCGATCTCCTGGGCGCGGGACTGCTCGTCGCTGGTGGGCGTGCGCTCGTCGGCCCGCAGCTGGATCACGGCGGCGTAGGACCCGCCGGCGATCTTGCCGCAGCGGGTGCAGGTCTGGCGGGCGATCTTGACCGGCACGACGACCTCCTCGGTGACCGCCGTCCCGCGGACAACGCCGGAGAACTCCGCGTGCATGCGGATGGTGTTCTCGTCGACCTGCTCCGGCGCGACCTGCCAGGCCACCGACTCGGCGTCGACGTGGACGCCCAGCGCCTCGGCCACCTCGTCGACGGCGACGTCGGTGTAGTCCTCCGCGCCGACGTCGACCCACCGGTTGCCCCGGTGGACGGCGCCACATTGCGCGCAGACCCGCACCTCGATGCGCTCCGGCGCGTCCACGAGGTCGAACTCGTCGAAGTAGCAGTCGTCACACAGCACACGGTCCGGGTCCCGCAGGTCGTCCTCGCGAATCGGCTGGTCGGGCATCTCGTCCCCGCAGCGCGGGCAGAACTCCCCGGATCGACTCATGGACCGCGATAGTCGCCAGGGGCGTTTAAGGCGTACGTTCCGGGGCGGACGGAGCGTGCGCCGCGCCGTTCACCCGTTCAGCGCGAAGAACCGGTAGTTCAGCGCCGTCGCGAACAGCACCCAGGCGAGGTACGGCACGAGCAGCAGCGCCGCCCGGCGGTCGACGCGGTCGAAGGCGAGGATCGTCGCCGCGACGAGGACGTCGAGGACGACGATGACGGCCAGCCCGGCCAGCAGGTTCTGCACGCCGAAGAAGGCCGGCGTCCAGGTGACGTTGACCGCCATCTGGACGACGAACAGGGCGACGGCCGTCCGGACGCCCGGCGCCGACAGCCCGCGGCGGGCGACGAGGTACAGCGCGAGCCCCATCAGCGTGAACAGGAGCGTCCAGACGACGCCGAACGCCCAGCCCGGGGGGTAGATGGAGGGCTTCTCCAGCGCAGCGAACCAGGCGGTGTCGGGACCGGCGAGCAGCGCCGGCGCGGCGCCGACGGCGTTGACCCCGACGACCGACAGCAGCGCCCACAGCGCGTCGCGGCCGTCGAAGCCGCCGCGGTCGACCGCGTGTTCCATGCTCGCAGTACGCACCGAGCGGGGAAAAACGGTCGGCCGGCGGGTGCCGCCCCGCGTCGGCGGTCGACCGCCGCCGACGTTCGCCGTCCCTACTCCGCGTAGACGGCCGGCCCCTCGACGTCCTCCTCGGCGGCCTCGCGCCACGAGCGGGTGGGTTCCCAGTCGAGCTGCGCCTGGGCCTTCGCGCTGGACATAGCGGATTCGTCGCCGGTCAGGTCGACCCGCTCGGGCAACTCGCCGAAGAAGTCCTCGACGAGGTCGGCGGTGGGGCGGCCGACGTAGTTGTCCGCCGCGGCGATCAGGAAGGGCTCGTGGCCGTCGAAGTCGGCGTCCATCGCGGCGACGACGCTGTCGACGATGTCCCTGACGTCGACGTAGCTCCAGAAGTTGCCGTCGCCGCCGTCCATCGGGTCACCGGCCTTGCACTGGTAGCGGCCGGGGTACTGGATCCACGAGGGGCGGATGGAGGCCACGCTGATCCCGTCCCGGCGGACGACCATCTCGGCGGCGTCCTCGCCGGCCACCTTGGAGGCCCCGTAGGAGTCCTCCGGACGGAGCGGATGGTCCTCGTCGACGGGGAGGTAGTCGGGCAGCGGCGTCTCCGCGGCGAAGGGGAAGCCGTAGGCGCTCTCCGAGGAGGCCCAGACGACGTCCGCGCCGACGCGGCCCGCCGCGTCGAAGACGTTGTACGCGCCCATGACGTTGTTCTCGAAGACGTGCCCGCCGGCGTGGCCCGTCGGGTCGGGGATGGCGCCCCAGTGGACGACGTCGTCGGGTTCGAACTCCAGGCAGAGGTCGAACACGTCGCCGCGGTCGGTCAGGTCGACCTGGCGCGCGACGACGTTGCCGTGGTCGCTGCGGCCGCGGCGCTGGTCGACGGCGACGACCTCGCGGCCCTCGCTGGCGAGTCGATCCACGATCCATCGCCCGGAACCGCCGAAGGCGCCGGTGACGAGTACGGTCATGCCAGTCACTTCCGGACGGCGGCACAAAACGACCTGGGCCACTCGTCAGCGAGGTGGGGCGAACGCGGGCGCGGGAAACGCATAT of the Halomicrobium salinisoli genome contains:
- a CDS encoding ATP-dependent DNA helicase; translation: MNPARIFDEFPAESYRGNQKGALADIRDAFEAGNDVVLVRAPTGSGKSLLARAIAGCARTAGEAEPEQVVDAYYTTPQVSQLDDVAEDPLLEDLSVIRGKGNYDCILPGETDTPVTQAPCAREREFDCQVKHRCPYFSDRSIAANRRIAAMTLAYFMQTAGSDVFGMRDVVVIDEAHGLGDWAEMYATVEIGPDRFPLFDEVSPPDVDDLEDAAGYAERVSTTAERRVKELRGNAEIDPEEAAERDQLNELRRDLDWFVEDYRDPESVTTWVVDQPDGEGTPVTIKPMSPEKYLKHTVWDRGNRFALLSATILNKEAFCANVGLSPDRVALVEVGHTFPVENRPLYDVTRGKMTYEHRDETLPEIARALVRIMQRHPDEKGLVHCHSYAIQDQLEGLLADFGVSDRVRSHESADRDAQLAAWKRSDDPDVFLSVKMEEALDLEGDLCRWQLLCKAPYPNTRDSRVARRLEDDQWAWYYRAALRTVIQACGRVVRAPDDHGATYLGDSSLLDLFERARVDMPDWFADQVDRLSEPDLPQFDPGAALGGGSAGEGSSADADSSGSGSRRSRSGSRRRSGSGSSSGSSPMADVWDTE
- the pdxA gene encoding 4-hydroxythreonine-4-phosphate dehydrogenase PdxA gives rise to the protein MSDASDAPLVAVTMGDPAGIGPEVVVEGYREIVERARPVVIGDAAVLRAATEVCDLDLDVRSVGDPSEATRDPGVVDVLDLDNVDLATLERGVVDEAYGAASLAYVERAIELATDGAVDAITTAPINKQATKLAGSDYAGHTGMLADYTDTENYSMMLIEEPLRVTHVSTHVPLREACDLVTEEQVLDTIRVTDAALRDLGIDDPAVAVAGLNPHASDGGLLGDEDDDEIAPAVERAREAGIDAVGPESPDTVYVQAADGAYDCVVSMYHDQGHIPIKMLGFSGGTAVSGVNVTIGLPIVRTSVDHGTAFDIAGEGIASAASLVEAVDVAAEMAEAR
- a CDS encoding class I SAM-dependent methyltransferase, translating into MTEPGSDGDADPDGEDDRLAIVVDEERAQRVIDRLEARGRYDSDRSVSEWDEGTVAIPVTEPPEVDCREVVRQVGEPRLRGLEDHLRERGWTDDEIALAPASWAVVGSVVLVAMGDAPRPAEVGEALLAVHGEADTVLARGPITGDHREPEVEVVAGEGDTETVHREHGTAYALDLAEVMFSPGNKAERARMGDQVENGERVLDMFAGIGYFTLPMARAGADVTAVERNPTAFRYLVENARLNEVSDRVHPYRADCRDVTEGFADEAPADRIVMGYYDATEPGEDGGYTYLDPALDALAEGGVVHVHEATPEDLVFERPVERIREAAARPPVEVLDTREVKGYSEGVAHVVVDARIE
- a CDS encoding 60S ribosomal export protein NMD3 translates to MSRSGEFCPRCGDEMPDQPIREDDLRDPDRVLCDDCYFDEFDLVDAPERIEVRVCAQCGAVHRGNRWVDVGAEDYTDVAVDEVAEALGVHVDAESVAWQVAPEQVDENTIRMHAEFSGVVRGTAVTEEVVVPVKIARQTCTRCGKIAGGSYAAVIQLRADERTPTSDEQSRAQEIAEDYVAEREATGDRDAFITEVNERPEGLDMKISTTKMGQGIARQITEELGGSFSDYETLVTEDEDGEEVYRVTYAVRLPRYRPGEVIDPEDGDGPILVRSVRGNLKGTRLASGEPFEASFEDGDAPDARRLGTREDARETTLVAIEDEHAVQVLDPETYESKTIPRPDYLDPDAGQVPVLKSRAGLHVLPEESADTAGADDD
- a CDS encoding TspO/MBR family protein, producing the protein MEHAVDRGGFDGRDALWALLSVVGVNAVGAAPALLAGPDTAWFAALEKPSIYPPGWAFGVVWTLLFTLMGLALYLVARRGLSAPGVRTAVALFVVQMAVNVTWTPAFFGVQNLLAGLAVIVVLDVLVAATILAFDRVDRRAALLLVPYLAWVLFATALNYRFFALNG
- a CDS encoding NAD-dependent epimerase/dehydratase family protein produces the protein MTVLVTGAFGGSGRWIVDRLASEGREVVAVDQRRGRSDHGNVVARQVDLTDRGDVFDLCLEFEPDDVVHWGAIPDPTGHAGGHVFENNVMGAYNVFDAAGRVGADVVWASSESAYGFPFAAETPLPDYLPVDEDHPLRPEDSYGASKVAGEDAAEMVVRRDGISVASIRPSWIQYPGRYQCKAGDPMDGGDGNFWSYVDVRDIVDSVVAAMDADFDGHEPFLIAAADNYVGRPTADLVEDFFGELPERVDLTGDESAMSSAKAQAQLDWEPTRSWREAAEEDVEGPAVYAE